From Methanobacterium formicicum, one genomic window encodes:
- the priS gene encoding DNA primase catalytic subunit PriS: MELKPATPNERRQYYREEWDVKNVPDFIRNTLIQREFGFDHIGRGPNDRYRVFRNSDDLRKFMRVRTPFAAYSSVAFYNNPKRRGGWIKAELVFDVDAKDIPIRTCGCDNVCEICLNQAKDIVMGLLDTLQGDLGLKNINVVYSGRGYHIRVLDDAVMAMDSDVRSQIVKYLVGADVPRSEYSSHGMKYNLEHFTIPFGYPQVFTHRVKQALLNLTPDTEIDDVSKDIKKAVIKNRELLHDDQWGIFRKAIGPVRYGRLVKGIASLNLTLVDAKVSIDLKRILRLPSSLHSGVSMKSTLIKNLETFDPFQDAVPKFVYERDDK; the protein is encoded by the coding sequence ATGGAACTGAAACCCGCAACCCCCAATGAACGCCGGCAGTACTACCGGGAAGAATGGGATGTTAAAAATGTCCCTGACTTCATTCGCAATACTCTTATACAGAGGGAGTTCGGTTTTGACCATATAGGCCGCGGACCCAATGACCGCTACCGTGTGTTTCGCAATTCTGATGATCTGAGGAAATTCATGCGGGTTAGAACACCATTTGCCGCCTATTCATCAGTAGCATTTTACAACAATCCCAAACGCAGGGGAGGATGGATAAAGGCAGAACTAGTTTTCGACGTGGATGCCAAGGATATACCCATAAGAACCTGTGGATGCGATAACGTCTGTGAAATATGTTTAAACCAGGCCAAAGATATTGTCATGGGGCTGCTGGACACCCTTCAGGGAGATCTGGGGCTGAAAAACATTAACGTAGTGTACTCGGGCCGTGGTTATCATATAAGGGTCTTGGATGATGCAGTGATGGCCATGGACAGTGATGTTCGTAGCCAGATCGTTAAATATTTAGTGGGTGCTGATGTCCCCCGCAGTGAATACTCCAGCCACGGAATGAAATACAACCTGGAACACTTCACCATACCCTTTGGCTACCCCCAGGTATTCACCCACCGGGTAAAACAGGCCCTGTTAAACCTGACTCCCGATACAGAAATCGATGATGTCAGTAAGGATATAAAAAAGGCAGTTATAAAAAACCGTGAATTACTCCATGATGACCAGTGGGGAATATTCCGCAAAGCAATCGGACCCGTGAGGTACGGCCGGTTGGTTAAGGGTATTGCCTCCTTAAACCTGACACTGGTAGATGCCAAGGTTTCCATAGACCTCAAACGAATACTCCGCTTACCATCATCCCTCCACTCCGGAGTGAGCATGAAATCCACCCTCATCAAGAATTTGGAAACATTCGACCCTTTCCAGGATGCAGTACCTAAATTTGTTTACGAAAGGGATGATAAGTAG
- a CDS encoding DNA primase: protein MVSISFLNPLSPEGKDIVRELGSFDGISQDIPELRRLVTRNPSQEIVADEEIPSNYLELALKRIEWYVKKKNDREFNSRRYSFLSDQAITKYDVISFYLLCQSIGVKFGPNSRETRVMVEAQGDLVQERLGKLSLQEGRLMVDQSLQLLLKGDTVHWTFFQELLSTRKIRLTELVLDQGELILNQEDFIDRFGSRIKHRNPSSMYQLLIGDELKELLMVKMVMQETEDYIKQVHEKARIMVEPNPILLELAEEVAEILAEPMQSYGYGSGRGVGGPMKAGPLNSQAFPPCVKKALEGIKSGGRNDAIVLFMTPFVSYARLYPDVFRMNLSKRVSDQDPQLEITQNEILPLIYEAAQRCVPPLFEDQPQEKVNINAKLGFGMHSELKMEHEGETTWYTPMSCEKIKLHLPHLCRPDEVCKKIGNPLSYYNRMLWEVRTLKPADDSGSTTASAENSSEGVEENNGSPGKGGTTPDKPGEA, encoded by the coding sequence ATGGTTTCTATCTCTTTTTTAAACCCCCTCTCACCCGAGGGGAAGGATATTGTCAGGGAATTGGGCAGCTTTGATGGCATATCTCAGGACATACCAGAACTACGCAGGCTGGTAACCCGTAATCCATCTCAAGAAATAGTTGCTGATGAAGAAATACCCTCCAACTACTTGGAGCTGGCCCTGAAAAGGATAGAATGGTATGTTAAGAAAAAAAATGACCGGGAATTCAACAGCCGGCGATATTCATTCTTATCAGACCAGGCCATAACCAAATACGATGTTATTTCATTTTATCTACTGTGCCAGTCGATCGGGGTTAAATTCGGACCTAACTCCCGTGAAACACGGGTTATGGTTGAAGCCCAGGGGGATCTGGTCCAGGAAAGGCTGGGAAAATTAAGCCTACAGGAAGGCCGGTTAATGGTGGACCAATCCCTGCAACTCTTACTGAAGGGGGATACTGTTCACTGGACATTTTTCCAGGAATTACTGAGCACCCGCAAAATACGGCTCACCGAACTGGTTCTGGACCAGGGAGAGTTGATACTTAACCAGGAGGACTTCATTGATCGCTTTGGATCACGGATCAAGCACCGGAATCCCAGCAGCATGTACCAGCTTTTAATTGGGGATGAACTCAAGGAACTCCTCATGGTCAAGATGGTCATGCAGGAAACCGAGGACTACATCAAACAGGTACATGAAAAGGCCAGGATCATGGTGGAACCCAACCCCATTCTTCTTGAACTGGCTGAAGAGGTTGCCGAGATACTGGCCGAACCAATGCAGAGTTACGGTTATGGTTCTGGTCGGGGTGTTGGTGGGCCAATGAAGGCCGGACCACTAAACAGCCAGGCATTCCCTCCCTGCGTGAAAAAGGCACTGGAGGGTATAAAATCAGGAGGAAGGAACGATGCCATTGTACTATTCATGACCCCCTTCGTATCCTACGCCCGACTCTACCCCGATGTTTTCCGAATGAACCTGTCCAAACGGGTCTCTGATCAGGACCCACAGCTGGAGATCACTCAAAACGAGATTTTACCCCTGATTTACGAAGCTGCCCAGCGCTGCGTACCCCCATTATTTGAGGACCAGCCCCAGGAAAAGGTTAACATCAATGCCAAACTGGGATTTGGAATGCACTCCGAACTTAAAATGGAACACGAAGGTGAAACCACCTGGTACACTCCTATGAGCTGTGAAAAGATAAAACTGCACCTACCCCATCTTTGCCGACCCGATGAAGTCTGTAAAAAGATAGGAAATCCTTTAAGTTATTACAACCGGATGCTATGGGAAGTTAGAACCCTTAAGCCGGCCGATGATTCAGGAAGTACCACTGCCAGTGCTGAAAATAGTTCTGAGGGAGTTGAAGAAAATAACGGTTCCCCGGGTAAAGGTGGAACAACACCAGATAAACCAGGGGAGGCGTGA